In Maridesulfovibrio sp., a single genomic region encodes these proteins:
- the rpsG gene encoding 30S ribosomal protein S7, translating to MPRKGPVPKRQILPDPVYGSQLATKFMNRLMYDGKKSVSENIFYQALEFLGDKTQEDPIKAFEKAIENVKPHVEVKSRRVGGATYQVPVEVRPERQVSLAIRWLISYARSRGEKGMVSRLSGEFLDAYNKRGGAVKKKEDTHRMAEANKAFAHYRW from the coding sequence ATGCCTCGTAAAGGTCCGGTACCCAAGAGACAGATTCTTCCCGATCCGGTATACGGCTCTCAGCTCGCCACCAAGTTCATGAACAGACTCATGTACGACGGTAAGAAGAGTGTTTCTGAAAATATATTCTACCAGGCTCTCGAATTCCTCGGTGACAAAACCCAGGAAGATCCTATCAAAGCTTTCGAAAAAGCTATTGAGAACGTTAAACCCCACGTGGAAGTCAAGTCCCGCCGTGTCGGTGGTGCTACCTACCAGGTGCCTGTTGAAGTCCGCCCCGAGCGCCAGGTCTCTCTGGCTATCAGATGGCTGATCAGCTACGCACGTTCCAGAGGGGAAAAAGGTATGGTATCCCGCCTGAGCGGTGAGTTCCTCGACGCTTACAACAAGCGCGGCGGAGCTGTGAAGAAAAAGGAAGACACCCATCGTATGGCCGAAGCCAACAAGGCTTTTGCTCACTATCGTTGGTAA